A region of Dehalococcoidales bacterium DNA encodes the following proteins:
- the trxA gene encoding thioredoxin codes for MVTDVTDQEFEQEVIGSSLPALVDMWAPWCGPCHMIAPIVEKLAEKYDGKLKCFRLNIDENPMTPARYRVMSIPTVMMFKNGEAVETVIGAVPERVLAEKIDSVL; via the coding sequence ATGGTTACTGATGTTACCGACCAGGAATTTGAACAGGAAGTTATTGGATCTAGCCTGCCGGCACTGGTAGATATGTGGGCTCCGTGGTGTGGACCGTGCCATATGATTGCACCTATTGTTGAGAAACTGGCAGAGAAATACGACGGAAAGCTCAAGTGCTTCCGATTGAACATTGATGAGAATCCGATGACACCTGCCAGGTACCGCGTTATGTCCATACCGACGGTGATGATGTTTAAGAACGGGGAAGCGGTGGAAACGGTGATTGGTGCCGTACCGGAACGGGTGCTGGCGGAAAAGATTGACTCGGTTCTCTAG
- a CDS encoding MBL fold metallo-hydrolase has product MIIRKLEFGPFAGNCYIVGSESTGEGMIIDPATQGEDIVRQVEELGLKVKVIVLTHGHMDHTGALAEVKEAIGAEVAIHANDAPYLQDKHPMMQMFSRSSKEMPAPDRLLENDDTIDIGELRFRVLHTPGHTPGGISLVGEGVVFTGDTLFQFSIGRADFPGASYEDEMESIRTRLLTLPDETTVYPGHGPDTTIGVERKFNPFLQDDVVF; this is encoded by the coding sequence TTGATTATTCGGAAGCTTGAATTTGGACCGTTTGCGGGCAACTGCTATATCGTTGGCTCGGAATCTACCGGAGAGGGAATGATAATCGACCCCGCCACCCAAGGAGAAGACATCGTCAGGCAGGTTGAGGAATTGGGACTCAAGGTCAAGGTTATCGTGCTGACCCACGGGCATATGGACCACACCGGCGCCCTGGCCGAGGTAAAAGAAGCCATCGGTGCAGAGGTGGCCATCCATGCCAATGACGCCCCTTACCTCCAGGACAAACACCCCATGATGCAGATGTTCAGCCGCTCATCAAAGGAGATGCCGGCACCAGACCGGCTTCTCGAGAATGATGACACTATCGACATCGGCGAACTGCGTTTCCGTGTGCTCCACACGCCGGGGCACACACCTGGCGGCATATCGCTAGTCGGGGAAGGGGTAGTCTTCACCGGCGACACCCTGTTTCAGTTCAGCATCGGCCGGGCTGACTTTCCGGGGGCAAGCTACGAGGATGAGATGGAGAGCATCCGCACCAGGCTGCTGACTCTCCCCGATGAGACTACGGTCTATCCCGGCCACGGTCCGGACACTACCATCGGCGTCGAGCGGAAATTTAACCCGTTCCTCCAGGACGACGTGGTATTCTAA
- a CDS encoding YebC/PmpR family DNA-binding transcriptional regulator, producing MSGHSKWASIKHQKAATDAKRGQLFTKLTREIIVAVRKGGPSQDANFSLRLAVQRARDSSMPMDNIERAIKRASGDAEGANLKEVVYEGYGPGGGAILVQTLSDNKNRTVQNIRHLFSRGGGNLGETGCVAWLFESKGVITAKTENLDTEELALKAIDAGADDVTVETGFIEIYTRPEELEAVREALEREEIPIGSVEVSMVPKVTIQLDDKAAIQTLRLMEKLDEVDDVRYVASNVDFSDEITEKYQEQG from the coding sequence ATGTCGGGACACTCTAAGTGGGCCTCAATCAAGCACCAGAAAGCAGCTACTGACGCCAAGCGGGGCCAGCTGTTTACCAAGTTGACTCGCGAGATAATTGTCGCCGTGCGGAAGGGGGGCCCGAGTCAGGATGCCAATTTCTCACTGCGACTGGCGGTACAGCGGGCTCGCGACAGCAGCATGCCCATGGACAACATCGAGCGGGCTATAAAACGGGCCAGCGGTGATGCCGAGGGAGCCAACCTGAAAGAAGTGGTATATGAGGGGTATGGACCCGGTGGCGGAGCTATTCTCGTACAGACGCTGAGTGACAACAAGAACCGGACAGTACAGAACATACGTCACCTGTTTTCACGCGGTGGAGGTAACCTGGGGGAGACGGGTTGTGTTGCCTGGCTCTTCGAGTCCAAGGGTGTTATCACTGCAAAAACTGAAAACCTGGATACCGAGGAGTTGGCACTGAAGGCAATCGACGCCGGTGCCGATGATGTAACCGTCGAGACAGGGTTTATCGAGATATATACCAGGCCCGAGGAACTGGAAGCTGTCAGAGAAGCCCTGGAGCGGGAGGAAATCCCCATAGGTTCGGTCGAGGTATCCATGGTCCCCAAGGTTACAATCCAGCTCGATGACAAAGCAGCCATCCAGACACTGCGGCTGATGGAAAAGCTGGACGAAGTGGACGATGTCCGGTATGTCGCCAGTAATGTTGACTTCTCTGATGAAATCACAGAGAAGTACCAGGAGCAGGGCTAG